Proteins from a single region of Polyangium spumosum:
- a CDS encoding MXAN_6577-like cysteine-rich protein has translation MSNKAQSPRGGWRWALTAAFMSLAVASWTGCSDGGSNTTGNGGNGGSGATGGDGGAGATGGQGGMAQGGGGQGGQGGAGGGSACPPGQTECDGACTITDFDPNNCGMCGTACGAGEVCSAGMCGLTCAGGTENCDGKCVDTAVDPANCGMCGTACAAGEVCSGGQCATQCVGGTTNCEGQCVDTKIDPANCGMCGTACAAGEVCANGQCGLACVGGTQNCNGKCVDTKIDPLNCGMCGTACPAGQACSNGQCATQCVGGTTNCNGKCVDPTIDPTNCGMCGKTCAAGEVCANGSCSLACVGGTTNCNGKCVDTTVDPLNCGMCGTACPNDQVCSNGMCQLACVGGTANCNGKCIDLSLDPLNCGACGAACAFGEVCTAGKCQLNCVGQTTKCGSLCVDVKTDTANCGMCGNACAAGQVCSNGMCQLNCVGGTTKCGNKCVDTSTDGSNCGMCGNACAAGEVCAAGQCNLNCVGGTTKCSNTCVDTKSDPGNCGACGVVCAAGQVCTNGQCAGQCAPGTTKCGNLCVDTQLDPSNCGMCGVACAAGEVCSNGTCGGSCAAGTTKCGNECVDMQTDEANCGMCGNACLPSVACYDGVCQPAGGCDTLNDCGTCQQCAFDGLCSDELATCANNQECVDLFNCLNPASGVCDQACQQQCAQQYPNAIDTYVDILDCIFCQECGSSCGVDPMAFGCPASCDNQNNCQSCFDCSMAMGGICEDDLQICLNNPECTMLSACINMCPAGDVQCQVQCEQTHPFGVADYNAIIICGVCQECPNDCNNGMACP, from the coding sequence ATGAGCAACAAGGCGCAATCCCCCCGCGGGGGGTGGCGATGGGCGCTCACGGCGGCTTTCATGAGCCTCGCCGTGGCTTCGTGGACGGGGTGTAGCGACGGCGGGTCGAACACCACCGGCAACGGCGGCAACGGCGGCTCCGGCGCCACGGGCGGCGACGGCGGCGCGGGCGCCACGGGCGGCCAGGGCGGCATGGCCCAGGGCGGGGGCGGCCAGGGCGGCCAGGGCGGCGCGGGCGGCGGGAGCGCGTGTCCGCCCGGACAAACCGAATGCGACGGCGCCTGCACGATCACGGACTTCGATCCGAACAACTGCGGCATGTGCGGCACGGCCTGCGGGGCCGGCGAGGTCTGCTCCGCGGGCATGTGCGGCCTGACCTGCGCAGGCGGCACCGAGAACTGCGACGGCAAGTGCGTCGACACGGCGGTCGACCCCGCGAACTGCGGCATGTGCGGCACGGCCTGCGCGGCCGGCGAGGTCTGCTCCGGCGGGCAATGCGCCACGCAATGCGTCGGCGGCACGACGAACTGCGAAGGCCAGTGCGTCGACACGAAGATCGATCCGGCGAACTGCGGCATGTGCGGCACGGCCTGCGCGGCCGGCGAGGTCTGCGCGAACGGGCAATGCGGGCTCGCGTGCGTCGGCGGCACCCAGAACTGCAATGGCAAGTGCGTCGACACCAAGATCGACCCGCTGAACTGCGGCATGTGCGGCACGGCGTGCCCGGCGGGCCAGGCCTGCTCGAACGGCCAATGCGCCACGCAATGCGTCGGCGGCACGACGAACTGCAATGGCAAGTGCGTCGACCCCACGATCGACCCGACGAACTGCGGCATGTGCGGCAAGACCTGCGCGGCCGGTGAGGTCTGCGCGAACGGCTCCTGCAGCCTCGCCTGCGTGGGCGGCACGACGAACTGCAATGGCAAGTGCGTCGACACCACGGTCGACCCGCTGAACTGCGGGATGTGCGGCACGGCCTGCCCGAACGACCAGGTCTGCTCGAACGGGATGTGCCAGCTCGCCTGCGTCGGCGGCACGGCGAACTGCAATGGCAAGTGCATCGACCTGTCGCTCGACCCGCTGAACTGCGGCGCGTGCGGCGCGGCCTGCGCCTTCGGCGAGGTCTGCACGGCCGGCAAGTGCCAGCTCAATTGCGTCGGTCAGACGACGAAGTGCGGCTCGCTCTGCGTCGACGTCAAGACGGACACGGCGAACTGCGGCATGTGCGGCAACGCCTGCGCCGCCGGCCAGGTCTGCTCGAACGGGATGTGCCAGCTCAACTGCGTCGGCGGCACGACGAAGTGCGGCAACAAGTGCGTCGACACCAGCACCGACGGCTCGAACTGCGGCATGTGCGGCAATGCCTGCGCCGCCGGTGAGGTCTGCGCGGCCGGCCAGTGCAACCTGAACTGCGTCGGCGGCACGACGAAGTGCTCGAATACCTGCGTCGACACGAAGAGCGACCCGGGCAACTGCGGCGCCTGCGGCGTCGTCTGCGCGGCCGGCCAGGTCTGCACGAACGGCCAGTGCGCCGGACAATGCGCCCCTGGCACGACGAAGTGCGGGAACCTCTGCGTCGACACGCAGCTCGACCCGAGCAACTGCGGCATGTGCGGCGTCGCCTGCGCCGCCGGTGAGGTCTGCTCGAACGGCACCTGCGGCGGGAGCTGCGCGGCCGGCACGACGAAGTGCGGCAACGAGTGCGTCGACATGCAGACGGACGAGGCGAACTGCGGCATGTGCGGCAACGCCTGCCTGCCGAGCGTCGCCTGCTACGACGGCGTCTGCCAGCCGGCCGGCGGCTGCGACACGCTGAACGATTGCGGCACCTGCCAGCAATGCGCGTTCGACGGGCTCTGCTCGGACGAGCTCGCGACCTGCGCGAACAACCAGGAGTGCGTCGACCTCTTCAACTGCCTGAACCCCGCGAGCGGCGTCTGCGACCAGGCCTGCCAGCAGCAATGCGCGCAGCAGTACCCGAACGCGATCGACACGTACGTCGACATCCTCGATTGCATCTTCTGCCAGGAGTGCGGCTCGAGCTGCGGCGTCGACCCGATGGCCTTCGGCTGCCCGGCGAGCTGCGACAACCAGAACAACTGCCAGAGCTGCTTCGATTGCTCGATGGCCATGGGCGGCATCTGCGAGGACGACCTGCAGATCTGCCTGAACAACCCGGAGTGCACCATGCTCTCGGCCTGCATCAACATGTGCCCGGCCGGCGACGTGCAATGCCAGGTCCAGTGCGAGCAGACGCATCCGTTCGGCGTCGCGGACTACAACGCGATCATCATCTGCGGCGTCTGCCAGGAATGCCCGAACGACTGCAACAACGGCATGGCCTGCCCTTGA
- a CDS encoding ABC transporter permease, protein MSAEQVPFLVLRVLSVSAAVWLAVLGFRRLRAGSARGIGWLFGSLTGFAFTVLSYFAARAPRERFAPFKLKDEIVGFSALLTGVLFLVAVLAALLPVILDVLERRGFSSYVGARHVRATKSGFLTVISVLSMAGVAVSSCALCSVTSIMGGFGADLKRKILGNNAHIVVDVTRPGGYGDWEDKLDGIRLAVAPKGGAATPVVAGDAMGSSASNTAGALVRGIDTNTIAQVIDLKQNIEVGNFDWLDDPDKLADLPADTIIGRGPGGEPYFKGPDLRASADLDPAVKAALRKDVKVLPGVIIGKELAKSLHVLVGDEITLLSPMGELGPMGVMPRTRRFRVAAIFYSGMYEYDATHAYIRLDVAQSFFSMGDHISQIDVRVPDPERVAEVTPLVEAAAVKLSEEGKEPLRVRDWVEMNKNLFSALKLEKIATFIILSIAIAVASFCIVCTLLLMVTEKGKEIAILKALGASDGAIMRIFMLEGVIIGGIGTVFGVGTAFAACSGLARFGVRLDPEVYYIDRLPVNVNEGDYAMVAVAALIICTIATLYPARAASRLSPVDGLRYE, encoded by the coding sequence TTGAGCGCCGAGCAGGTCCCCTTCCTCGTCCTGCGTGTCCTCTCCGTCTCCGCGGCGGTCTGGCTCGCCGTGCTCGGCTTCCGGCGCCTGCGAGCGGGCTCCGCGCGGGGCATCGGCTGGCTCTTCGGATCGCTCACCGGGTTTGCCTTCACCGTGCTCTCGTACTTCGCGGCGAGGGCCCCGCGCGAGAGGTTCGCGCCGTTCAAGCTGAAGGACGAGATCGTCGGCTTCTCCGCGCTGCTCACGGGCGTGCTCTTCCTGGTCGCGGTGCTGGCCGCGCTCCTGCCGGTGATCCTCGACGTCCTCGAGCGCCGTGGCTTCAGCTCGTACGTGGGCGCGCGGCACGTGCGCGCCACGAAGAGCGGCTTTCTCACGGTGATCAGCGTGCTCAGCATGGCGGGCGTCGCCGTGAGCTCGTGCGCGCTCTGCTCCGTGACGAGCATCATGGGCGGCTTCGGCGCCGACCTGAAGCGCAAGATCCTGGGCAACAACGCGCACATCGTCGTCGACGTGACCAGGCCCGGCGGCTACGGCGACTGGGAGGACAAACTCGACGGCATCCGGCTCGCGGTCGCGCCGAAGGGCGGGGCGGCGACGCCGGTCGTGGCCGGCGACGCGATGGGCTCGTCGGCGTCGAACACCGCGGGCGCGCTCGTGCGTGGCATCGACACGAACACGATCGCGCAGGTGATCGACCTCAAGCAGAACATCGAGGTCGGCAACTTCGACTGGCTCGACGATCCGGACAAACTCGCGGATCTGCCGGCCGACACGATCATCGGGAGGGGCCCCGGGGGCGAGCCGTACTTCAAGGGGCCGGATCTGCGGGCCTCGGCGGACCTCGATCCAGCCGTGAAGGCGGCGCTGCGGAAGGACGTGAAGGTCCTGCCGGGCGTGATCATCGGCAAGGAGCTCGCGAAGAGCCTGCACGTGCTCGTGGGCGACGAGATCACCCTGCTCTCGCCGATGGGCGAGCTCGGGCCGATGGGCGTGATGCCGCGGACGCGCAGGTTCCGGGTCGCGGCGATCTTCTACAGCGGGATGTACGAGTACGACGCGACGCACGCGTACATCAGGCTCGACGTCGCCCAGAGCTTCTTCAGCATGGGCGACCACATCAGCCAGATCGACGTCCGCGTGCCGGATCCCGAGCGGGTCGCGGAGGTGACGCCGCTCGTCGAGGCCGCGGCCGTGAAGCTCAGCGAGGAGGGCAAGGAGCCGCTCCGGGTGCGCGACTGGGTGGAGATGAACAAGAACCTCTTCAGCGCCCTCAAGCTGGAGAAGATCGCGACGTTCATCATCCTCTCCATCGCCATCGCGGTCGCGAGCTTCTGCATCGTCTGCACATTGCTGTTGATGGTGACCGAGAAGGGCAAGGAGATCGCGATCCTGAAGGCGCTCGGGGCCTCGGACGGCGCGATCATGCGCATCTTCATGCTCGAGGGCGTCATCATCGGCGGCATCGGCACCGTGTTCGGCGTGGGCACGGCGTTTGCTGCCTGCTCGGGCCTCGCGCGCTTCGGCGTCCGGCTGGATCCCGAGGTGTATTACATCGATCGATTGCCGGTGAACGTGAACGAGGGCGACTACGCGATGGTCGCGGTCGCCGCGCTCATCATCTGCACGATCGCCACCCTTTATCCGGCCCGCGCGGCGTCGAGGCTCTCGCCCGTCGACGGGCTCCGGTACGAGTGA
- a CDS encoding ABC transporter ATP-binding protein — protein MSEPLIVIENLQKSFIHMGSRLDVLRGIDLVIDQGEVLAIVGPSGAGKSTLLHCIGTLDLPTSGRIKLAGEHLVGLPSARLAAIRNRTIGFVFQFHHLLPEFNALENVMMPGLIQGKSRKEMEGPATALLTEVGLAHRVTHRPGELSGGEQQRVALARALVLSPKLLLADEPTGNLDSSTSKAMHELFFEINRKHGTTIVVVTHNPSFAESMPRMVTVTDGKIESDVRRGHSPFEAERAKAAEASAEAPAAEA, from the coding sequence ATGAGCGAGCCGCTCATCGTCATCGAGAATCTGCAGAAGTCCTTCATCCACATGGGGAGCAGGCTCGACGTGCTCCGCGGCATCGACCTCGTGATCGATCAAGGCGAGGTCTTGGCGATCGTCGGCCCCTCGGGCGCGGGCAAGAGCACGCTGCTGCATTGTATCGGCACCCTGGATCTGCCGACGAGCGGCAGGATCAAGCTCGCCGGTGAGCACCTCGTGGGCCTGCCGAGCGCGCGCCTCGCGGCGATCCGGAACCGCACGATCGGCTTCGTGTTCCAGTTCCACCACCTCCTGCCCGAGTTCAATGCGCTGGAGAACGTGATGATGCCCGGCCTGATCCAGGGCAAATCACGCAAGGAGATGGAGGGGCCCGCGACGGCGCTGCTCACGGAGGTGGGCCTCGCGCACCGCGTGACGCACAGGCCGGGCGAGCTCTCGGGCGGCGAGCAGCAACGCGTGGCCCTCGCCCGCGCGCTCGTGCTCTCGCCGAAGCTTTTGCTCGCCGACGAGCCGACGGGAAACCTCGATTCGAGCACCTCGAAGGCGATGCACGAGCTCTTCTTCGAGATCAACCGCAAGCACGGCACGACGATCGTGGTCGTCACGCACAACCCGAGCTTCGCCGAGTCGATGCCGCGCATGGTGACGGTGACGGACGGCAAGATCGAGAGCGACGTGCGGCGTGGCCATTCGCCATTCGAGGCCGAACGAGCCAAGGCGGCGGAGGCGTCCGCGGAGGCGCCGGCGGCCGAGGCCTAG
- a CDS encoding shikimate dehydrogenase family protein — protein MTNAKAPDARLTLCGSISLYPVSLGAAMHLAGYRALGLPFTYVPFRVTDLGGAITGMRALGIRGLGVSMPYKQEIMPLLDEIDPLAARIGAVNTVVQEDGRLRGYNTDCVGAVRALEELGPVKGARALVLGAGGAGRAVAHGLADAGAAVVVANRSLDKAEALAAEVGGSARGADEAKHAARYDVVVNATSVGMGEIAAESAGQRLGAPLRQAELRPQTPVPEDAMRPGLVVMDIVYKPIETALVRAASRRGARVIHGGRMLLHQAARQFELYTGERAPLDAMDAALREQIARLG, from the coding sequence ATGACGAACGCGAAGGCCCCCGATGCGCGGCTCACGCTTTGTGGATCGATTTCGCTTTATCCGGTCTCGCTCGGCGCGGCGATGCACCTCGCGGGTTACCGCGCGCTCGGCTTGCCGTTCACGTACGTGCCGTTCCGCGTGACGGACCTCGGCGGCGCGATCACGGGCATGCGCGCGCTCGGGATCCGCGGGCTCGGCGTGTCGATGCCGTACAAGCAGGAGATCATGCCGCTGCTCGACGAGATCGATCCCCTGGCCGCGCGGATCGGCGCGGTGAACACGGTCGTGCAGGAGGACGGGCGCCTGCGCGGGTACAACACCGACTGCGTGGGCGCGGTGCGGGCGCTCGAGGAGCTCGGTCCCGTGAAGGGCGCGCGCGCGCTCGTGCTCGGGGCGGGCGGCGCCGGGCGCGCCGTGGCGCACGGGCTCGCGGACGCAGGGGCCGCGGTGGTCGTCGCGAACCGTAGCCTCGACAAGGCCGAGGCGCTCGCCGCCGAGGTCGGTGGAAGCGCGCGAGGCGCGGACGAGGCGAAGCACGCGGCGAGGTACGACGTCGTCGTGAACGCGACGTCGGTGGGCATGGGTGAGATCGCCGCCGAAAGCGCTGGTCAACGCTTGGGGGCTCCGCTCCGACAAGCGGAGCTGCGCCCCCAAACCCCCGTGCCCGAGGACGCGATGCGCCCGGGGCTCGTGGTGATGGACATCGTGTACAAGCCGATCGAGACGGCGCTCGTGCGCGCGGCGAGCCGGCGCGGCGCGCGCGTGATCCACGGCGGGCGTATGCTCTTGCACCAGGCGGCGCGGCAGTTCGAGCTCTACACGGGCGAGCGAGCGCCGCTCGACGCGATGGACGCGGCGCTGCGGGAGCAGATCGCGCGGCTCGGCTGA
- a CDS encoding arginine N-succinyltransferase encodes MLPFEIRAATLGDEEQMLRVARHLNSVNLPHDRDEIHEIVSLSHKSFTGEIKDPRLRQYVFVLIDRQKEHIIGTSMIIAQLGRRGAPYIYFDVIDEERYSATIDRHFYHTLLRIGYSYDGPTEIGGLVIMPEYRRTDRLGTFISYVRFLYLAAHRELFQQEILAELMPPLEPDGTSHLWEALGRRFTGLTYGEADRLSKKNKEFIKGLFPEGVIHATLMSEEAQKVIGKTGLQTRGVEKLLRRIGFRYAHRVDPFDGGPHYTARMDEISLIADTKRTRADRPYSPVPGDRKGILAVEMPEPPFFRAVLGHLREGPRGVAVDDEAWETLNLHHSSPLIILPIE; translated from the coding sequence ATGCTGCCCTTCGAGATCCGCGCCGCCACCCTCGGTGATGAGGAGCAAATGCTCCGCGTCGCGCGACACCTCAACTCGGTCAACCTGCCGCACGATCGGGACGAGATTCACGAGATCGTGAGCCTCTCCCACAAGAGCTTCACCGGCGAGATCAAGGATCCGCGCCTCCGGCAGTACGTCTTCGTCCTCATCGACCGGCAGAAGGAGCACATCATCGGCACGTCGATGATCATCGCCCAGCTCGGCCGGCGAGGCGCGCCCTACATCTACTTCGACGTCATCGACGAGGAGCGGTACTCGGCCACGATCGACCGGCATTTCTACCACACGCTCCTGCGCATCGGTTACTCGTACGACGGCCCGACCGAGATCGGCGGCCTCGTGATCATGCCCGAGTACCGCCGCACCGACAGGCTCGGCACGTTCATCTCGTACGTCCGGTTCCTCTACCTCGCCGCCCACCGCGAGCTCTTCCAGCAGGAGATCCTCGCCGAGCTCATGCCCCCGCTCGAGCCCGACGGCACGAGCCACCTCTGGGAGGCCCTCGGCCGGCGCTTCACCGGCCTCACGTACGGCGAGGCCGACCGGCTCTCGAAGAAGAACAAGGAGTTCATCAAGGGCCTCTTCCCCGAGGGCGTCATCCACGCGACCCTCATGTCCGAGGAGGCCCAGAAGGTCATCGGCAAGACCGGCCTGCAGACGCGCGGGGTCGAGAAGCTCCTGCGCCGCATCGGCTTCCGGTACGCCCACCGCGTCGACCCCTTCGACGGCGGCCCGCACTACACGGCGCGGATGGATGAGATCTCCCTCATCGCCGACACGAAGCGCACCCGCGCCGACCGCCCCTACTCCCCGGTGCCGGGCGACCGCAAAGGCATCCTCGCCGTCGAGATGCCCGAGCCGCCCTTCTTCCGCGCCGTGCTCGGCCACCTGCGCGAAGGCCCCCGCGGCGTCGCCGTCGACGACGAGGCCTGGGAGACGCTCAACCTGCACCACTCGAGCCCGCTGATCATCCTGCCGATCGAGTGA
- a CDS encoding GMC family oxidoreductase: MVAHPEPSLSVPLPKAQPAQAGHEAWLSARELDILTAVAEAAIPPGAFLEGAGRKTAEATVRYLSDIPRDAIRVFQAALWAVELSTVPTKRRPFSALAPEERLSALERFEQSRLLPIREVLRVLLTPLKAMHFDRPEMFRHVGCRYELETVRDENPRWLARVTDGRDVSADLDLECEVVVVGTGAGGAAAAYELASRGRAVLLLEEGHYHRRSSFNGRPSRAYRDLYRDKGMTVALGGNVNIPVWAGRAVGGSTVINSGTCYRAPARTFAYWRDHHGLPGDFSPEGLGPYYERVEAMLGVAPASPLHLGKIAGIIARGAEHLGLHHHALNRNAPDCDGQGICCFGCPTGAKRSTDVSYVPAALSKGAELVTAARVDFVDIVAGRARGVTATLGAERRDGRAPRLRVRADAVVVAGGTLMTPLLLRRSGACLSSGMLGKNLSIHPASKVMALFDDRVDQWNGIPQGYSIDQFAEEGLLFEGGSLPFDVAALGVPWSGPRYVELMEKYPYLATFGFMIQDHSRGEVRAGPGGRPLPLYRMNGRDTRLLQRGVEILCEVFQAAGARRVLPFVAGHDEVSSKQALDRLRSSRIQPGDIEVTAYHPLGTCRIGTNPARSCLGPDHEAHDVAGLYVCDGSAIPSSLGVNPQMTIMAMALRAAEILHQRLG; the protein is encoded by the coding sequence ATGGTCGCTCACCCGGAGCCTTCGCTCTCCGTCCCCCTTCCCAAGGCACAGCCCGCGCAGGCCGGCCACGAGGCGTGGCTCTCCGCGCGCGAGCTCGACATCCTCACGGCCGTCGCCGAGGCCGCCATCCCCCCCGGCGCCTTCCTCGAAGGCGCCGGCCGCAAGACCGCCGAGGCCACGGTCCGCTACCTGTCCGACATCCCCCGGGACGCGATCCGCGTCTTCCAGGCCGCCCTCTGGGCCGTCGAGCTCTCCACGGTCCCCACGAAGCGCCGCCCCTTCTCGGCCCTCGCCCCCGAAGAGCGCCTCTCGGCCCTCGAGCGCTTCGAGCAATCGCGGCTGCTGCCGATCCGCGAGGTCCTCCGCGTCCTGCTCACGCCGCTCAAGGCCATGCATTTCGACCGGCCCGAGATGTTCCGCCACGTCGGCTGCCGCTACGAGCTCGAGACGGTGCGCGACGAGAACCCCCGCTGGCTCGCCCGGGTGACCGACGGGCGCGACGTGAGCGCGGATCTCGACCTCGAATGCGAGGTCGTCGTCGTCGGCACGGGCGCGGGCGGCGCCGCCGCGGCCTACGAGCTCGCCTCGCGCGGGCGGGCCGTGCTCTTGCTGGAGGAGGGCCATTACCACAGGCGCTCGAGCTTCAACGGCCGGCCCTCCAGGGCCTATCGCGACCTCTATCGCGACAAGGGCATGACCGTCGCGCTCGGCGGCAACGTGAACATCCCGGTATGGGCCGGGCGCGCCGTCGGCGGCAGCACGGTCATCAACTCGGGCACCTGCTACCGCGCCCCGGCGCGCACCTTCGCCTACTGGCGCGATCACCACGGCCTGCCCGGCGATTTCTCGCCCGAGGGCCTCGGCCCTTATTACGAGCGCGTCGAGGCGATGCTCGGCGTCGCCCCCGCGAGCCCGCTCCACCTCGGCAAGATCGCCGGGATCATCGCACGCGGCGCCGAGCACCTCGGCCTCCACCACCACGCCCTGAACCGCAACGCCCCCGATTGCGACGGACAGGGTATCTGTTGTTTCGGCTGCCCCACGGGCGCGAAACGATCCACCGACGTGAGCTACGTGCCCGCCGCGCTCTCCAAAGGCGCCGAGCTCGTGACGGCCGCGCGTGTCGATTTCGTGGACATCGTGGCCGGCCGCGCCCGCGGCGTGACCGCGACGCTCGGCGCCGAACGCCGGGACGGCCGCGCGCCGCGCCTCCGGGTCCGCGCCGACGCCGTCGTCGTCGCCGGCGGCACGCTGATGACGCCGCTGCTCCTGCGCAGGAGCGGCGCTTGCCTCTCCTCGGGGATGCTCGGGAAAAACCTCTCGATCCACCCGGCCTCGAAGGTCATGGCGCTCTTCGACGACCGCGTCGACCAATGGAACGGGATCCCGCAAGGGTATTCGATCGACCAGTTCGCCGAGGAGGGCCTGCTCTTCGAGGGAGGCTCGCTCCCCTTCGACGTGGCCGCGCTCGGCGTGCCCTGGTCGGGGCCGCGGTACGTCGAGCTGATGGAGAAATATCCGTACCTCGCGACGTTCGGCTTCATGATCCAGGACCATAGCCGCGGCGAGGTCCGCGCCGGGCCCGGCGGCCGGCCGCTCCCGCTCTACCGCATGAACGGGCGGGACACGCGGCTCCTCCAGCGCGGCGTCGAGATCCTCTGCGAGGTCTTCCAGGCCGCCGGCGCGCGCCGCGTCTTGCCTTTTGTCGCGGGGCACGACGAGGTGAGCTCGAAGCAGGCCCTCGACCGCCTCCGGTCGAGCCGCATCCAGCCGGGCGACATCGAGGTGACGGCGTACCACCCCCTCGGGACCTGCCGCATCGGCACGAATCCCGCCCGCTCCTGCCTCGGCCCCGACCACGAGGCCCACGACGTCGCCGGCCTCTATGTATGCGACGGCAGCGCCATCCCCTCCTCGCTCGGCGTGAACCCGCAGATGACCATCATGGCGATGGCCTTGCGCGCGGCTGAGATCCTGCACCAGCGGCTTGGCTAG
- a CDS encoding SUMF1/EgtB/PvdO family nonheme iron enzyme → MPPPEGMIALPPAIYLMGSRALEGLPEEKPMHEVVLAGFYLDRTEVTVAAYRACVAAGACTPAHTGESFCPGDAPDKANHPISCIDFHQAEAYCAFAGKRLPTEREWEYAARSGNEHHKFSWGDDPPDEKHACYDHPGSCPVASFPAGGFGLHDMSGNVWEWTSTVYGPYPDVATTGTHRVYRGGSWSRRFPKWLRTALRNRYEPHKWSASLGVRCAKSQTPLTCPPDTEARGGACVRVKGEPLCEPGRSWNGKACSLRGVVLPARAEATTSPAGASTATPDAPASPAPVHRTRTPRFDDDCKAHYAGHPAAYRYEGGTFYSRNPVIAGDGCTKRDMGENWTSACCSG, encoded by the coding sequence GTGCCTCCGCCCGAGGGCATGATCGCCCTCCCGCCGGCCATCTACCTCATGGGCTCGCGCGCGCTCGAGGGGTTGCCCGAGGAGAAGCCGATGCACGAGGTCGTCCTCGCCGGCTTCTACCTCGACCGCACCGAGGTCACCGTCGCCGCCTACCGCGCCTGTGTCGCCGCCGGCGCCTGCACCCCCGCGCACACCGGCGAGTCCTTCTGCCCCGGCGACGCCCCCGACAAGGCAAACCACCCCATCAGTTGCATCGACTTCCACCAGGCCGAGGCCTACTGCGCCTTCGCCGGGAAGCGCCTGCCCACCGAGCGCGAGTGGGAGTACGCCGCGCGAAGCGGCAACGAGCACCACAAGTTCTCCTGGGGCGACGACCCGCCCGACGAAAAACACGCCTGCTACGACCACCCAGGCTCCTGCCCCGTCGCCTCCTTCCCCGCCGGTGGTTTTGGCCTGCACGACATGTCGGGCAACGTCTGGGAATGGACCTCCACCGTCTACGGCCCCTACCCCGACGTGGCCACCACCGGCACCCACCGCGTCTACCGCGGCGGGAGCTGGAGCCGCCGCTTCCCCAAGTGGCTACGCACGGCCCTCCGCAACCGGTACGAGCCCCACAAGTGGAGCGCTTCCCTCGGCGTGCGATGCGCCAAGTCGCAGACCCCGCTCACCTGCCCCCCCGACACCGAGGCGCGCGGCGGCGCCTGCGTCCGCGTGAAGGGCGAGCCGCTGTGTGAGCCTGGGCGCTCCTGGAACGGCAAGGCTTGCTCCCTCCGCGGCGTCGTCCTTCCGGCCCGCGCCGAGGCCACCACGAGCCCCGCCGGGGCCTCCACGGCCACGCCCGACGCCCCCGCTTCCCCCGCCCCCGTCCATCGCACCCGCACCCCGCGTTTCGACGACGACTGCAAGGCGCATTACGCTGGCCACCCGGCCGCTTATCGTTACGAGGGCGGAACGTTTTACAGCCGGAACCCGGTCATCGCGGGGGACGGCTGCACGAAACGGGACATGGGAGAGAACTGGACCAGCGCCTGCTGTTCGGGCTAA